A portion of the Polaribacter cellanae genome contains these proteins:
- a CDS encoding ABC-F family ATP-binding cassette domain-containing protein — protein sequence MLNVHNLTVSFMGTDLFSGITFKLNKGDRIGLIGKNGAGKSTLLKVLSKDIETSGGTMAFDKDIRMGFLRQDIDFVEGRTILEEAYQAFEEIKAIELELDKINEQLATRTDYESEGYTQLIHDLTDKTERYELLGGYNYQGDTEKILQGLGFQREDFDKLTDTFSGGWRMRIELAKLLLQNNDILLLDEPTNHLDIESIIWLENFLKNYSGAIVLVSHDKMFLDNVTNRTIEISLGQIYDYKKPYSQFLLLRGEIKEKQLQAQKNQEKEIKQKQHLINKFKAKASKASMAQSLMKQLDKVELIEVDQDDNQAMNVRFAISKEPGKIIVEAENLSKSYGDKQVLQGVDLLIERNSKIAFVGQNGQGKSTLAKMMVGEIPFKGHLKLGHNVEVGYFAQNQSEHLPPEKTVLEIMEDAATDTNRMRVRDMLGSFLFGGDAVDKKAKVLSGGERNRLALCKLLLQPFNVLIMDEPTNHLDIASKTVLKEALNNFDGTLIVVSHDREFLQGLTTTVYGFKDKEIKEYLGDIDYFLEQHKMESLREAEKKTVVKVDKDTSKKEAHQLSREQEKELKKLNNKLSNIETEIAGLEKEIEKIDLELAQNYDEVAARPNFFEKYKAKKAKVDALMEQWEKVEADVSNFN from the coding sequence ATGTTAAACGTACATAATTTAACGGTTTCCTTTATGGGAACTGACTTGTTTTCAGGAATCACTTTTAAGTTGAATAAAGGAGATAGAATAGGATTGATTGGGAAAAATGGAGCTGGAAAATCTACCCTTTTAAAAGTACTTTCTAAAGATATAGAAACAAGTGGTGGAACTATGGCTTTTGATAAAGATATTCGAATGGGGTTCTTACGCCAAGATATCGATTTTGTAGAAGGAAGAACCATTTTAGAAGAAGCCTACCAAGCTTTTGAAGAAATAAAAGCCATAGAATTAGAATTAGATAAAATTAACGAGCAATTAGCCACAAGAACAGACTATGAAAGTGAAGGTTACACTCAATTAATACACGATTTAACAGATAAAACAGAACGCTATGAGCTTCTAGGAGGCTATAACTACCAAGGAGATACAGAAAAGATACTACAAGGTTTAGGTTTTCAAAGAGAAGATTTCGATAAGTTAACAGATACTTTTTCTGGAGGATGGAGAATGCGAATCGAGTTGGCAAAATTATTACTCCAAAACAACGATATTTTATTGCTAGATGAGCCAACCAACCACTTAGATATCGAATCTATTATTTGGTTAGAGAATTTTTTAAAGAATTATTCTGGAGCAATTGTATTGGTTTCTCACGATAAAATGTTCTTAGATAATGTAACCAATAGAACAATCGAAATTTCTTTAGGGCAAATTTACGATTACAAAAAACCATACTCTCAATTTTTACTATTAAGAGGAGAAATTAAGGAAAAGCAATTACAAGCTCAAAAGAATCAAGAGAAAGAAATTAAGCAAAAACAACATTTAATAAACAAATTTAAGGCAAAAGCGAGTAAAGCTTCTATGGCACAATCTTTAATGAAACAACTAGATAAAGTCGAATTAATTGAAGTGGACCAAGATGATAACCAAGCCATGAATGTACGTTTTGCCATTTCTAAAGAGCCAGGTAAAATTATTGTGGAAGCAGAAAATTTGTCGAAAAGTTATGGAGATAAACAAGTTTTGCAAGGTGTAGATTTGCTAATTGAAAGAAATAGTAAAATTGCATTTGTTGGGCAAAATGGACAAGGAAAATCTACTTTAGCAAAAATGATGGTAGGCGAAATTCCTTTTAAAGGGCATTTAAAACTCGGGCATAATGTAGAAGTTGGGTATTTTGCACAGAACCAATCAGAGCATTTGCCACCAGAAAAAACAGTCCTGGAAATTATGGAAGATGCAGCCACAGACACAAATAGAATGCGTGTTCGAGACATGTTGGGCTCTTTCTTATTTGGTGGAGATGCTGTAGATAAAAAAGCAAAAGTACTTTCTGGAGGAGAAAGAAACAGGTTAGCTTTATGTAAATTATTGTTGCAACCATTTAATGTGCTAATAATGGATGAGCCAACAAACCACTTGGATATTGCTTCGAAAACTGTTTTAAAAGAAGCGTTAAATAATTTCGATGGAACTTTAATCGTCGTTTCTCACGATAGAGAGTTCTTACAAGGTTTAACCACAACTGTTTATGGTTTTAAAGACAAAGAAATTAAAGAATATTTAGGCGATATCGATTATTTCTTGGAACAACATAAAATGGAAAGTTTGCGTGAAGCAGAAAAGAAAACAGTTGTTAAGGTAGATAAAGATACTTCTAAAAAAGAAGCCCATCAACTATCTAGAGAGCAAGAAAAAGAGCTAAAAAAACTAAACAACAAACTTTCTAATATAGAAACTGAAATTGCAGGTTTAGAAAAAGAAATCGAAAAAATTGACTTAGAATTGGCGCAAAATTATGACGAAGTTGCTGCAAGACCCAATTTCTTCGAAAAATACAAAGCTAAAAAAGCAAAAGTAGATGCTTTAATGGAACAATGGGAAAAGGTGGAAGCTGATGTCTCTAATTTTAATTAA
- a CDS encoding 1-aminocyclopropane-1-carboxylate deaminase/D-cysteine desulfhydrase, whose amino-acid sequence MNFNKQIISENQQIHLPILEEKKVELFIKREDLIHPFVSGNKFRKLKYNLAEAKKLKKKAILTFGGAYSNHIAATAVAGKLAGLKTFGIIRGDELGKNLKKTLEENTTLREAHKNGMKFNFVSREIYRQKDSFGFIEKMKNKWGDFYLIPEGGTNGLAVEGCQEILTKEDANFNYICVAVGTGGTIAGLIKSKKKKQKVIGFPSLKGGFIVEEIKKYAIKNDSWSLNKDYHFGGYAKYSEELIQFINNFSEKTNVLLDPIYTGKMLFGILNLIGKDYFPENSKILAIHTGGIQGIAGINNKLEKKNQQTINYL is encoded by the coding sequence ATGAACTTCAACAAACAAATAATATCCGAAAACCAACAAATTCACCTTCCAATTTTGGAAGAAAAAAAAGTAGAACTCTTTATTAAAAGAGAAGATTTAATTCACCCTTTTGTTTCTGGGAACAAATTCCGAAAATTAAAATACAATTTAGCAGAAGCTAAAAAATTAAAGAAAAAAGCAATTTTAACTTTTGGAGGAGCTTACTCTAACCATATTGCAGCAACTGCAGTCGCTGGAAAATTAGCAGGTTTAAAAACTTTTGGCATTATCAGAGGAGATGAATTGGGTAAAAACCTTAAAAAAACTTTAGAAGAAAATACAACTTTAAGAGAAGCGCATAAAAACGGAATGAAGTTTAATTTTGTCTCTAGAGAAATTTACAGACAAAAAGATTCCTTTGGCTTTATAGAAAAGATGAAAAACAAATGGGGCGATTTTTATTTAATTCCAGAAGGTGGTACAAATGGTTTAGCAGTAGAAGGTTGCCAAGAAATTTTAACAAAAGAAGATGCCAATTTCAATTATATTTGTGTAGCTGTTGGAACTGGTGGTACGATTGCAGGTTTAATTAAATCTAAAAAAAAGAAACAAAAAGTAATTGGTTTTCCTTCTTTAAAAGGAGGTTTTATTGTCGAAGAAATAAAAAAATACGCAATTAAAAACGATAGTTGGTCGTTAAATAAAGACTACCATTTTGGTGGTTATGCAAAATATAGCGAAGAATTAATTCAGTTTATAAATAATTTTTCAGAAAAAACCAATGTGTTATTAGACCCTATTTATACTGGAAAAATGTTATTTGGAATTTTAAATTTAATAGGAAAAGATTATTTTCCAGAAAACAGTAAAATACTAGCTATTCACACAGGAGGCATCCAAGGAATTGCAGGAATTAACAACAAATTAGAAAAGAAGAACCAGCAAACTATTAATTATTTATGA
- a CDS encoding glucosaminidase domain-containing protein encodes MKLKILLGCVFLLLLNSCGAKKKVINKKNPGVVIIEPEPVELPSVNEDKLTKKLGEKNPKLNKHTLAYIRKYARIAVKEMHEYKIPASITLAQGILESGRGRSELALKSNNHFGIKCHTLWQGERVYHDDDEKGECFRKYVYPETSYNDHSLFLTQRKRYAFLFNYKITDYKKWAYGLRKAGYATDRRYPAKLLKIIKDYKLHEFDKVKKDEFSEEIKELNDGETFEKPIVIEKSAGKYYTVKKGDTLYSISRKFNISVANLKEINNLKDNTISIDQKLLIEK; translated from the coding sequence ATGAAGTTAAAAATTTTACTTGGATGTGTTTTTTTATTATTATTAAATAGCTGTGGAGCTAAGAAAAAGGTAATAAATAAGAAAAATCCTGGAGTTGTAATTATAGAACCAGAACCAGTAGAATTGCCTTCTGTAAATGAAGATAAACTCACAAAAAAGCTCGGAGAGAAAAACCCGAAATTAAATAAACACACACTTGCTTACATTCGAAAATACGCTCGAATTGCTGTAAAAGAAATGCACGAATATAAAATTCCTGCAAGTATTACTTTGGCACAAGGAATTTTAGAATCTGGAAGAGGAAGAAGTGAATTGGCACTAAAATCTAACAATCATTTTGGTATAAAATGCCATACACTTTGGCAAGGTGAAAGAGTTTATCACGATGATGATGAAAAAGGAGAATGTTTTCGAAAATATGTGTATCCAGAAACTTCTTACAACGACCATTCGTTATTTTTAACCCAAAGAAAACGCTATGCATTTCTCTTTAATTATAAAATAACAGACTATAAAAAATGGGCTTATGGTTTGCGAAAAGCGGGTTATGCAACAGATAGAAGATATCCTGCAAAACTGCTAAAAATTATAAAAGACTATAAATTACACGAATTCGATAAAGTAAAAAAAGACGAATTCTCGGAAGAAATTAAGGAATTAAATGACGGAGAAACTTTCGAAAAACCAATCGTAATTGAAAAATCTGCAGGAAAATATTACACTGTAAAAAAAGGAGATACTTTATATTCCATTTCAAGAAAATTTAATATTTCTGTGGCAAATTTAAAAGAAATAAATAATTTAAAAGACAATACCATTTCTATAGATCAAAAATTATTAATTGAGAAATAG
- a CDS encoding SIMPL domain-containing protein (The SIMPL domain is named for its presence in mouse protein SIMPL (signalling molecule that associates with mouse pelle-like kinase). Bacterial member BP26, from Brucella, was shown to assemble into a channel-like structure, while YggE from E. coli has been associated with resistance to oxidative stress.): MKYYKLIVFLFLTSVSYSQNNTQEKSFIEVIGTSEKEIIPNEIYLDIFLKERMEKGNKMKLELLENELKQALKNIGIPENNLFISDVNSVLSKTGWFSKEILATAKYNLKVNNSQKLKQLFDCFEELKITNVNITKATHSKIATFKKENRIEAIKAAKAKAKYLLDAIDEKVGKPIKINEIETHNNSFVAANHINAVSYGTSSGISKVRGNKSIAQFEKIVLKTSIYIKFEIK, from the coding sequence ATGAAATATTACAAATTAATTGTTTTCCTTTTTTTAACATCTGTAAGTTATAGCCAAAATAATACACAAGAAAAATCTTTTATAGAAGTTATTGGTACTTCAGAAAAAGAAATAATACCAAACGAAATTTATTTAGACATTTTTTTAAAGGAAAGAATGGAAAAAGGAAATAAAATGAAGCTAGAACTATTAGAAAATGAATTAAAACAAGCGTTAAAAAACATTGGAATTCCAGAAAACAACCTATTTATTTCTGATGTAAATTCAGTTTTATCGAAAACAGGTTGGTTTTCAAAAGAGATATTAGCTACTGCTAAATATAATTTAAAAGTAAATAATTCCCAGAAATTAAAACAACTTTTCGACTGTTTCGAAGAACTTAAAATAACCAATGTAAATATTACAAAAGCGACACATTCTAAGATTGCAACATTTAAAAAAGAAAATCGAATTGAAGCCATAAAAGCGGCAAAAGCAAAGGCGAAATATTTATTAGATGCGATTGATGAAAAGGTTGGAAAACCTATTAAAATAAACGAAATTGAAACTCATAACAATAGTTTCGTCGCTGCAAATCACATAAATGCTGTTAGTTATGGAACCAGTTCTGGAATTTCTAAAGTTAGAGGTAATAAATCTATTGCTCAGTTTGAGAAAATAGTTTTAAAAACATCTATTTATATAAAATTTGAAATTAAGTAA
- a CDS encoding tetratricopeptide repeat-containing sensor histidine kinase → MNGIFFAQQNEDFINRKEFFVKVVVASENSGNSITNANVSINGNQFRYSDFYGYYRVKAKVNDELVITHPDFETVYHIIKSDEEIKILVKDFPDEKYSTSRLRKSKSVTDNFYLQHLDSAKYYAKKDIEKSLTFIEKALKTNNSRERNAATYKTLADIYLFWKQYDLAIYNYKLSNQIYQTIDTRIKLAEAQFLLKDLESSKKTYEQLEKEKLRNFQKILILEGLADIAFENKDYKEAKKKYQQAFKVARDNGVTSKITDLTSKLGTVFSAEGNLKQANLSFKNSLNFAEKENETRVLEEEEKVADFLNSNKKYDEEIALRKKSLEKTKSKKIVSNEVENIQADSITSQKINYKIGNAYILKEEYKEAIPFLEKSRTDAKENNDIVVEKDATRKISEVFANLGEYDKALKNYEKYVSLVDSLYVRKEQEIQQAKRLSKKIADNQNRIASLEKDKELTQSKISLAYVDQKLAEENNRRQRLIIYSLIGGFLLMCLLAYFMYRTNKQQKLANNLLALKSMRSQMNPHFIFNALNSVNSFIAVNDERNANRYLSEFSVLMRSVLENSDEDFIPLTKEVELLELYVKLEHNRFKDKFDYQINVDKNIKLDQFSIPPMLLQPYIENAIWHGLRYKKEKGNLKISIKQKDVETISILIMDDGIGRKHSQKLKTKNQLKQKSKGISTIQNRIAILNDMYKDRISVEISNVLETGEGTKVELILKKA, encoded by the coding sequence TTGAATGGAATCTTTTTTGCTCAGCAAAATGAAGATTTCATAAACCGAAAAGAGTTTTTTGTAAAAGTAGTTGTAGCATCAGAAAATTCTGGAAATTCAATTACAAATGCAAATGTTTCCATAAATGGAAACCAGTTTCGGTATTCCGATTTTTATGGGTATTATCGAGTAAAAGCCAAAGTAAATGACGAGTTGGTAATTACACATCCCGATTTTGAAACGGTTTATCATATTATAAAATCAGACGAAGAAATTAAGATTCTGGTTAAAGATTTTCCAGATGAAAAATATTCTACTTCTAGGCTTCGTAAAAGTAAAAGTGTAACAGATAATTTTTATTTACAACATTTAGACTCAGCAAAATATTATGCAAAAAAAGACATTGAAAAAAGTTTAACTTTTATTGAAAAAGCCTTAAAAACGAACAATAGTAGAGAGCGAAATGCAGCAACCTATAAAACGTTGGCAGACATTTATTTGTTTTGGAAACAGTACGATTTGGCGATTTATAATTACAAGTTAAGCAATCAAATTTACCAAACGATTGATACCAGAATAAAATTAGCAGAAGCACAATTCTTGTTGAAGGATTTAGAAAGTAGTAAGAAAACATACGAGCAATTAGAAAAAGAAAAATTACGAAATTTTCAAAAAATTTTAATTTTAGAAGGTTTAGCAGATATTGCTTTTGAGAATAAAGATTATAAAGAAGCGAAAAAAAAATATCAACAAGCATTTAAAGTTGCAAGAGACAATGGAGTAACTTCTAAAATTACAGATTTAACTTCTAAATTAGGAACTGTTTTTTCTGCTGAAGGAAATTTAAAACAAGCAAATTTAAGTTTTAAAAACTCTTTAAATTTTGCCGAAAAAGAAAATGAAACACGTGTTTTAGAAGAAGAAGAAAAAGTAGCAGACTTCTTAAATTCTAATAAAAAATACGATGAAGAAATAGCGCTCAGGAAAAAAAGTTTAGAAAAAACGAAATCTAAAAAAATAGTTTCGAACGAAGTTGAAAATATCCAAGCAGATTCGATTACCTCGCAAAAAATAAACTATAAAATTGGCAATGCATATATTTTAAAAGAAGAGTATAAAGAAGCAATTCCGTTTTTAGAAAAAAGTAGAACAGACGCTAAAGAAAACAACGATATTGTTGTCGAAAAAGATGCAACCAGAAAAATTTCCGAAGTTTTTGCAAATCTGGGAGAATATGACAAAGCACTAAAAAACTACGAAAAATATGTATCTTTAGTCGATTCTTTATATGTTCGAAAAGAGCAAGAAATTCAACAAGCAAAACGTTTGTCGAAGAAAATTGCCGACAACCAAAATAGAATTGCAAGTTTAGAAAAAGACAAAGAATTAACACAGAGTAAAATAAGCTTGGCATATGTAGATCAGAAATTAGCCGAAGAAAATAATCGCAGACAACGATTAATTATTTACTCTTTAATAGGTGGGTTTTTACTGATGTGTTTGTTGGCTTATTTTATGTATAGAACCAACAAACAACAGAAATTGGCAAATAATTTATTGGCTTTAAAATCCATGCGTTCGCAAATGAACCCGCATTTTATATTCAATGCTTTAAACTCTGTAAATAGTTTTATTGCAGTAAACGACGAGCGAAATGCAAACCGTTATTTGTCTGAATTTTCGGTATTAATGCGTTCTGTTTTAGAAAATTCTGATGAAGATTTTATTCCACTAACCAAAGAAGTAGAACTCTTAGAATTGTATGTAAAATTAGAACACAATAGATTTAAAGACAAGTTCGATTATCAAATAAATGTCGATAAAAACATCAAATTAGACCAATTTTCAATTCCGCCAATGTTGTTGCAACCTTACATAGAAAATGCAATTTGGCACGGATTAAGATATAAAAAAGAGAAAGGAAATTTAAAAATATCTATCAAACAAAAAGATGTAGAAACCATTTCAATTTTAATTATGGATGATGGAATAGGACGAAAACATTCTCAGAAATTAAAAACAAAAAATCAACTAAAACAAAAGTCGAAAGGAATAAGTACCATACAAAATAGAATTGCAATTCTAAACGATATGTACAAAGACCGAATTTCTGTAGAAATTTCGAATGTTTTAGAAACTGGAGAAGGAACAAAAGTGGAGTTGATTTTAAAAAAAGCCTGA
- a CDS encoding LytR/AlgR family response regulator transcription factor, whose amino-acid sequence MKLKAIIVEDEQISREILRNYLGKYCPNVTLLGEASNIDEAYNLIQKHELDLVFLDVEMPFGNAFDLLEKVENRSFETVFVTAYDHYAIEALNNHASYYLLKPISIDELIKAVNIVSEIKEKENELQHRILKPKANSATGKITIPHQDGFEVLDINDILFCKADDNYTEIYLANSKKLVSKTLKYFEEALKEYTFARIHKSYLVNVNAIIKYKKGKGGSVIVSNGKEILVSASQKANLLSYFK is encoded by the coding sequence ATGAAATTAAAAGCAATCATAGTAGAAGACGAACAAATAAGCAGAGAAATTCTTCGCAATTACTTGGGTAAATACTGCCCAAATGTAACTTTGTTAGGCGAAGCAAGTAATATTGATGAGGCTTACAATTTAATCCAAAAACACGAATTAGATTTGGTTTTTTTAGACGTAGAAATGCCTTTTGGGAATGCGTTCGATTTGTTAGAAAAAGTAGAAAACAGAAGTTTTGAAACCGTTTTTGTAACTGCTTACGACCATTATGCAATCGAGGCTTTAAATAACCATGCAAGTTATTATTTGTTAAAACCCATTTCTATAGACGAGCTGATAAAAGCTGTAAATATTGTTTCAGAAATTAAGGAAAAAGAGAACGAATTACAACATCGAATATTAAAACCAAAAGCAAACTCTGCCACAGGAAAAATAACAATTCCACACCAAGATGGTTTCGAGGTTTTAGATATTAATGATATTTTGTTCTGTAAAGCAGACGATAATTATACCGAAATTTACTTAGCAAATTCTAAAAAATTAGTCAGTAAGACTTTAAAATATTTCGAGGAAGCTTTAAAGGAATATACATTTGCGAGGATTCATAAATCGTATTTGGTAAATGTAAATGCGATTATAAAATACAAAAAAGGCAAAGGAGGAAGTGTAATTGTTTCTAATGGAAAAGAAATATTGGTTTCTGCTTCTCAAAAAGCGAATTTGTTGTCGTATTTTAAATAA